One region of Candidatus Eremiobacteraceae bacterium genomic DNA includes:
- the hflX gene encoding GTPase HflX: QDHARFDVEMDELDALARAAGCDVVARIAQRRPSVDPASLIGSGKVTEVAEAARLNGASTVLTLNALRPRQRTNLEKLLGGEISVLDRTVVILDIFAQHARTSEGKLQVELAQLKHQAANLIGARDALSRLGGGIGTRGPGETKLEVDRRHIRSRIELLEKQLGEVRTRRREQRRSREGTPVVALVGYTNAGKSSLMNALSGSTVFVADQPFATLDPTLRKARLSDTRDVVLADTVGFISDLPKELVAAFRATLEEVTSAALLVHVIDASNPFWERQRSSVESILTELGAGEKPTVIAWNKTDVASSHIGGEGIAVSAKTGAGLAELRTAIATHVM, encoded by the coding sequence CAGGATCACGCCCGCTTCGATGTGGAGATGGACGAACTGGACGCGCTCGCTCGCGCCGCGGGCTGCGACGTCGTCGCGCGCATCGCACAGCGCCGTCCTTCTGTGGATCCGGCAAGCCTGATCGGGTCGGGCAAAGTGACGGAAGTGGCGGAGGCGGCGCGCTTGAACGGCGCTTCAACCGTTTTGACATTGAATGCGCTGCGGCCGCGCCAGCGCACGAATCTGGAGAAACTGCTCGGCGGCGAGATCTCCGTGTTGGATCGGACGGTTGTCATCCTCGACATCTTCGCGCAGCACGCGCGCACGAGTGAAGGCAAGCTGCAGGTCGAACTCGCGCAGCTCAAACATCAGGCCGCGAATCTCATCGGCGCGCGCGATGCGCTTTCGCGACTCGGCGGCGGCATCGGAACGCGCGGCCCCGGCGAGACAAAACTCGAAGTAGACCGGCGCCACATCCGTTCGCGCATCGAGCTCTTGGAGAAGCAACTCGGTGAGGTCCGGACGCGCCGGCGGGAGCAGCGCCGTTCGCGCGAGGGGACGCCGGTCGTCGCCTTGGTCGGTTACACGAATGCCGGCAAGTCGTCGTTGATGAACGCGTTGTCAGGCTCGACGGTGTTCGTGGCGGATCAGCCGTTCGCGACGCTCGATCCCACGCTGCGCAAGGCGCGTCTATCGGATACGCGCGATGTCGTTTTGGCGGACACGGTGGGCTTCATCAGCGACCTGCCCAAGGAGTTGGTCGCGGCGTTTCGCGCGACTTTGGAAGAAGTGACGAGCGCCGCGTTGCTCGTGCACGTGATCGACGCGTCAAATCCGTTTTGGGAGCGGCAGCGCTCGTCCGTCGAATCGATCTTGACTGAGCTCGGCGCGGGCGAAAAGCCGACGGTCATAGCCTGGAACAAAACCGAT